One part of the Cottoperca gobio chromosome 14, fCotGob3.1, whole genome shotgun sequence genome encodes these proteins:
- the ddx52 gene encoding putative ATP-dependent RNA helicase DDX52 has translation MSRMLTSDAWMRNDHAAVEMDAFELFRKLGAGAKFDLKRFGQDAARFKVARSHGGDASADALSAIDYFGTGPANGSKSSAVVLDDDDDDDDDGEEYEGGSESEESGAGGKRKQKDEEKDVGTQKKKTKRDQVEAGGRALKDTEGSGIAWTSSLDRKIQNLPSDVKEKSSLKRLKHLHQEKVNRIRSQHRINVHGCDIPDPVCTFEELQSEYRLNPRVLLNIKDAGLSSPTPVQMQAIPLMMHSRELLACAPTGSGKTLAFCLPLLAHLQQPTNLGFRAVIIAPTRELANQTYRELLRLSEGVGFRVHIIDKASLAAKKYGPQSNKKYDILVSTPNRLVFLLNQDPPALDLSSVEWLIVDESDKLFEGGKTGFREQLAEVFQACSGSKVRRAFFSATCTPDVEQWCRLNLDNLVSVNIGHRNAAVETVEQKLLFVGTENGKLVAMRDIIKKGFLPPMLVFVQSIDRARELFHELVYEGINVDVIHADRTQQQRDNVVNSFRSGKIWVLICTALLARGIDFKGVNLVLNYDFPTSSVEYIHRIGRTGRAGHQGKAITFFTENDKPLLRSIANVIKQAGCPVPDYMIGFKKIHSKVKRRLEKRPPKRSTICTTPRFLMKNKGKAQNKGQNVEKPEAGGEQKGENVSQTAVQQQKGKKKTKGIELKRRNKTQKEGAREKNKKASQKTESNSSVAKLKKKKGNKNKPQED, from the exons ATGAGCCGGATGTTGACTAGTGATGCCTGGATGCGGAACGACCACGCTGCTGTAGAAATGGACGCCTTCGAGTTGTTTCGGAAACTCGGAGCTGGAGCTAAATTTGACTTGAAGAGATTTGGTCAAGACGCCGCTCGGTTTAAG GTTGCCAGGTCTCACGGAGGTGATGCGTCCGCAGATGCTCTCTCTGCGATCGACTACTTTGGCACAGGACCTGCCAATGGATCCAAGAGCAGTGCTGTAGTactggatgatgatgatgatgatgatgatgatggagagGAATATGAGGGGGGAAGTGAAAGTGAAGAGTCTGGTGCAGGAGGCAAAAGGAAGCAAAAGGATGAAGAGAAAGACGTGGggacacaaaagaaaaagacaaaacgcGACCAGGTGGAAG CTGGTGGCAGAGCGCTGAAAGACACCGAGGGAAGCGGCATCGCTTGGACATCCTCACTGGACAGAAAGATCCAAAACCTGCCGAGTGATGTGAAGGAGAAATCCTCGCTGAAGAGGCTGAAGCATCTTCATCAGGAAAAG GTGAATCGTATTCGCTCTCAACACCGTATAAATGTGCACGGCTGCGACATACCCGACCCCGTGTGCACGtttgaggaactgcagtccGAGTATCGCCTCAACCCGCGTGTCCTTCTGAACATCAAAGACGCGGGGCTGAGTTCCCCGACGCCAGTACAGATGCAGGCGATACCGCTCATGATGCat AGTCGGGAGCTCCTGGCATGCGCTCCTACGGGATCCGGAAAGACTTTGGCTTTCTGTCTCCCACTGCTTGCCCACCTGCAGCAGCCAACCAACCTGGGCTTCAGAGCTGTCATCATCGCCCCGACCAGAGAACTGGCCAACCAG ACCTACAGAGAGCTGCTCCGCCTTTCAGAGGGAGTAGGATTTAGAGTTCACATCATAGACAAAGCCTCTCTGGCAGCCAAGAAATATGGACCACAGTCAAACAAAAAATACG ATATACTGGTCAGTACTCCAAACAGACTCGTCTTCCTTCTCAATCAGGATCCTCCAGCTCTCGACCTCAGCAG tGTGGAGTGGCTGATTGTCGATGAGTCCGACAAGCTGTTTGAGGGCGGTAAGACGGGCTTCAGGGAGCAGCTCGCCGAAGTTTTTCAGGCCTGTTCTGGTTCAAAGGTGCGCAGGGCTTTCTTCAGCGCCACCTGCACGCCAGATGTAGAGCAGTGGTGCCGTCTGAACCTCGACAACCTGGTGTCTGTCAACATTGGACACAG AAATGCGGCAGTGGAGACGGTGGAACAGAAGCTGCTGTTTGTTGGGACAGAGAACGGCAAACTGGTGGCCATGAGGGATATCATCAAAAAG GGTTTCCTGCCGCCCATGCTGGTGTTTGTGCAGTCTATCGACCGAGCACGGGAGCTTTTCCACGAGTTAGTGTACGAAGGCATCAATGTAGACGTGATCCACGCAGACCGCACACAGCAGCAG AGGGACAACGTAGTAAACAGTTTCCGGTCCGGTAAGATTTGGGTGTTGATCTGCACGGCTTTGCTCGCCAGAGGAATCGACTTCAAAGGAGTCAACCTCGTGCTGAACTACGACTTCCCCACCAGCTCTGTGGAGTATATCCACCGAATTG GTCGGACTGGTAGAGCTGGACATCAGGGGAAGGCCATCACCTTCTTCACAGAAAATGACAAGCCACTGCTGCGCAG CATCGCTAATGTCATCAAGCAAGCTGGCTGTCCGGTACCCGACTACATGATTGGCTTCAAGAAGATACACAG cAAAGTGAAACGGAGACTTGAGAAGAGACCTCCCAAGAGAAGCACCATTTGCACAACTCCTCGCTTCTTAATGAAGAACAAAGGTAAAGCCCAAAATAAAGGACAGAATGTGGAGAAGCCAGAAGCGGGTGGAGAGCAGAAAGGAGAAAATGTATCTCAAACAGCAGTGCAACAgcagaaagggaaaaa